In a single window of the Paenibacillus sp. MMS20-IR301 genome:
- a CDS encoding ABC transporter ATP-binding protein: MLEIDQVSKQYKKGVWALRESSLQLRPGIIGLLGPNGAGKSTLMRIIATISRPTSGKVIWNGMDIHRKPDELRRVLGYLPQDFGVYPHLNPLEFLEYAAALKGLGGRTLKARVTGLLELLNLQHVAKRPIGSFSGGMRQRIGIAQALLNDPSLLIIDEPTVGLDPEERMRFRSLLTELSGGRTILFSTHVISDIEAVADQVALLSRGRLMAYSDPVSLLCSVQGKVWSVLIPDEEFQEKRAGWIVSGTIRQQTGLLVRIISEARPLPQAIEVSPTLEEAYLYTRAMQEEI; this comes from the coding sequence GCGGGAGAGCAGCCTGCAGCTTAGGCCAGGCATTATAGGTCTGCTAGGTCCTAACGGTGCAGGTAAATCAACGCTGATGCGGATTATTGCAACAATTTCACGGCCGACGAGCGGAAAGGTTATCTGGAACGGTATGGATATTCACAGGAAGCCTGATGAGCTTCGCCGGGTTCTGGGATATTTGCCGCAGGACTTTGGCGTGTATCCGCATTTGAATCCGCTGGAGTTTCTCGAATACGCAGCTGCTTTGAAAGGTCTTGGCGGCCGTACGTTAAAAGCGCGTGTAACAGGACTCCTGGAACTACTGAACCTACAGCATGTCGCGAAGCGCCCCATCGGCAGCTTCTCCGGGGGGATGCGCCAGCGGATCGGTATTGCCCAGGCACTGCTGAACGACCCGAGCCTGCTGATTATTGACGAACCGACTGTAGGTCTGGACCCGGAGGAGCGGATGCGTTTCCGCAGTCTGCTTACAGAATTGTCCGGGGGGCGGACAATTCTATTCTCAACTCACGTGATTTCCGATATTGAGGCTGTCGCAGATCAGGTTGCCCTGCTGTCCCGGGGCCGGCTCATGGCCTATTCTGATCCTGTCTCGCTACTCTGCAGTGTACAAGGTAAAGTGTGGTCGGTCCTCATTCCGGATGAAGAATTTCAGGAGAAGCGTGCCGGGTGGATTGTCAGCGGGACGATCCGGCAGCAAACAGGGCTGCTGGTCCGGATCATCTCGGAAGCCCGGCCGCTGCCACAGGCTATAGAAGTATCGCCAACCCTTGAAGAGGCCTACCTGTACACCAGGGCCATGCAGGAGGAAATCTGA
- a CDS encoding prenyltransferase — protein MIEKWKIFKKASRFGVIPVMLIPVVLGTAGAYVWAGEFHPFLFVITFVGAAAAHLFSNMVNDLWDFRNGTDTEAHNTPGVISTNSGFLSGGIMRESVFALLTWGLLVIAVLCGAILSLYSGWEILWFVAGGALIAYFYVAPPLRFGYRGKGYSELAIFLAFGLMPVLGAYFVQTGGFSLKPVLLSLPVGLLTTLLLFNHHFLHWRADQQAGKRSLVVVWGERKALVFSRVLLYISYASLIVCVLLGVLPVYALLALLTVISPLQVYRRLQPQNDSAAYLPLMGASQQASVRCGVIMAAALLLQGLL, from the coding sequence ATGATCGAAAAATGGAAGATTTTCAAGAAAGCCTCACGGTTTGGAGTTATTCCGGTTATGCTCATACCTGTTGTCCTGGGAACTGCCGGGGCCTATGTATGGGCGGGGGAATTCCATCCGTTTTTATTTGTTATAACCTTTGTCGGAGCGGCTGCAGCGCATTTATTCTCCAATATGGTGAATGATTTATGGGATTTCCGTAATGGAACCGATACAGAGGCACATAATACACCTGGAGTTATCTCTACGAACTCCGGTTTTCTGTCGGGAGGCATCATGCGGGAGTCGGTGTTTGCCCTGCTGACCTGGGGACTGCTTGTCATCGCGGTCCTGTGCGGGGCCATTCTCAGCCTCTACAGCGGCTGGGAGATTCTCTGGTTCGTAGCGGGCGGTGCACTGATTGCATACTTTTATGTCGCTCCGCCGCTGCGCTTCGGCTACCGCGGCAAGGGCTACAGTGAGCTTGCCATCTTCCTTGCATTCGGGCTGATGCCTGTACTGGGGGCTTATTTCGTTCAGACCGGCGGGTTCAGCCTGAAGCCTGTGCTATTGTCCCTGCCGGTCGGGCTGCTGACAACGCTGCTGCTGTTCAATCATCATTTCCTGCACTGGAGAGCAGACCAGCAGGCGGGGAAACGCTCGCTTGTGGTCGTATGGGGCGAACGCAAGGCGCTCGTCTTCTCCCGTGTACTGCTCTATATCTCTTACGCTTCGCTGATTGTCTGTGTTCTGCTTGGTGTATTACCTGTGTATGCCCTGCTTGCCCTGCTGACGGTGATTTCACCGCTGCAGGTCTACCGCCGGCTGCAGCCGCAGAATGATTCAGCGGCCTATCTGCCGCTGATGGGTGCCTCGCAGCAGGCTTCCGTGCGCTGTGGTGTCATTATGGCTGCCGCTCTGCTGCTCCAGGGGCTGCTCTAA
- a CDS encoding Tat pathway signal protein yields MGAIRAVYHIARADYLERIRHYSFMVILGITVLAAYYFVPPAEAGYTVLYLDGYRGIYNSAWIGGSVAVSTTLLLSLLGFYLVKNSIRRDEITGVGQIIAASSVKKLYYLLGKSISNFAVLSSIVGAVMAASLIMQQVRGEDSSVQFWPLVSPFLFLALPILFVVAALAVWFETCRLLRGTLGNVLYFILYLLFTAGSSVIAVGPKLIISAMQKELLTHLPESSGSYGMGILILEEPLRLFEWQGVNWTRALVSQQLLLLPLALLLIAAAAFKFHGFREGDAAVRKNLNTDKEQSATDNNEIELDSFGGNPVSGVCISTLPAVDGKYSFPALVHAEWRLMMKSASRGWAIIAGSLFILCLAVPASVSAEWLIWPAVWIWPLTFWSGMGSRETCYQTEYLVASSPRYVYRQLTAVWLSGVMLAGISGGGMILRMILEGDAEHLLYTASAVILIPSLALACGVLTRTGRTFEVIYLIIWYLGPFSKLPYIDFLSIGTAGGEAAPGVLSYIMISIAMLFVAYMFRRRLDQG; encoded by the coding sequence ATGGGTGCTATCCGTGCAGTCTATCATATTGCCCGGGCTGATTATCTCGAAAGAATCAGACATTACTCGTTTATGGTGATACTCGGAATAACCGTGCTGGCGGCGTATTACTTTGTTCCCCCGGCAGAGGCTGGTTATACGGTCCTTTATCTTGACGGGTACCGCGGAATTTACAATTCGGCCTGGATTGGCGGCTCAGTCGCTGTGTCTACCACCTTATTGCTGTCCCTGCTGGGCTTTTATCTGGTTAAGAATAGCATCCGGCGGGATGAGATAACTGGAGTCGGGCAGATTATTGCCGCCTCCTCCGTGAAGAAGCTGTATTATCTGCTTGGGAAATCAATCAGCAACTTCGCCGTTCTGTCTTCTATTGTTGGGGCTGTTATGGCAGCATCGCTGATTATGCAGCAGGTCCGGGGAGAGGACTCATCGGTTCAATTCTGGCCGCTCGTATCCCCCTTTCTGTTCCTTGCACTTCCAATCCTGTTTGTGGTTGCTGCATTGGCCGTATGGTTTGAGACATGCCGTCTGCTCAGGGGAACGCTGGGGAATGTCCTCTATTTCATTCTTTACCTGCTGTTCACTGCGGGCTCGAGTGTAATAGCAGTTGGGCCTAAGCTCATTATTTCAGCAATGCAGAAGGAGCTGCTTACACATCTTCCTGAATCATCCGGATCTTACGGAATGGGGATCCTTATACTGGAGGAGCCGCTCCGGCTGTTTGAATGGCAGGGGGTGAACTGGACCCGGGCGCTGGTGTCACAGCAGTTGCTGCTGCTTCCGTTAGCACTGCTGCTCATTGCTGCAGCTGCTTTTAAGTTTCATGGATTCAGGGAGGGCGATGCAGCAGTAAGAAAAAATTTGAATACGGATAAAGAGCAGTCTGCTACGGATAACAACGAAATTGAGCTGGATAGTTTCGGCGGAAATCCTGTCTCCGGCGTTTGCATATCAACACTCCCCGCTGTAGATGGTAAATATTCTTTTCCGGCCCTGGTACATGCAGAGTGGCGCCTGATGATGAAGAGCGCTTCACGGGGCTGGGCAATCATTGCCGGAAGCCTGTTTATTCTTTGTCTTGCTGTACCAGCATCAGTCTCGGCAGAATGGTTGATCTGGCCTGCTGTCTGGATCTGGCCGTTGACTTTCTGGTCCGGAATGGGCAGCCGGGAGACATGTTACCAGACAGAATATCTTGTAGCCTCCAGCCCGCGCTATGTTTACCGCCAGCTAACTGCGGTGTGGCTCTCCGGAGTAATGCTTGCCGGTATTTCAGGGGGAGGGATGATTCTGAGAATGATCCTTGAAGGAGATGCAGAACATCTGTTGTATACTGCGTCCGCGGTTATTCTGATTCCCAGCCTGGCTCTCGCATGCGGAGTATTGACCCGGACGGGCCGTACCTTTGAAGTAATATATCTGATCATCTGGTATTTGGGTCCGTTCAGTAAATTGCCGTACATTGATTTCCTGAGTATAGGGACAGCAGGAGGGGAAGCGGCGCCGGGAGTTCTGAGTTATATAATGATCAGTATAGCAATGTTATTTGTGGCCTACATGTTCAGAAGACGTCTGGACCAGGGCTAA
- a CDS encoding DUF6081 family protein, with product MDKNKALPEAEAVQAAQAAPVKQTVLGDFHTILNEGKVWQTGGFKLPDGSFWAYREPEAVVIVRGGYLYVRAQLSRRNDHVQILDNAKHMYYSAQPVEVPAEGEISFELQIRARTQGTAPGDLYDGYVSLNLLDFTTGAALDFFAGNDMYASVYGILPFPGVTVPETGGTKYFCIFTEDTDFKPREFNTYKITYHRGNNEAVFYVNGREVRREQNVPVKFNSFTVALGIMTEKDLTPEGSVSAHGQTVIAEWSPVTITTSV from the coding sequence ATGGATAAGAATAAAGCTCTGCCGGAGGCTGAAGCTGTACAGGCTGCACAAGCTGCACCGGTCAAACAAACGGTTCTCGGAGACTTCCACACGATTCTGAATGAAGGCAAGGTATGGCAAACCGGCGGCTTCAAGCTGCCTGACGGCTCGTTCTGGGCATACCGCGAGCCCGAGGCGGTAGTGATTGTGCGCGGCGGTTATCTGTATGTACGGGCGCAGCTGAGCCGCCGGAATGATCATGTCCAGATTCTGGACAACGCGAAGCACATGTATTATTCGGCGCAGCCGGTAGAAGTGCCGGCGGAAGGGGAGATCAGCTTTGAGCTGCAGATCCGAGCCCGTACGCAGGGAACAGCACCGGGTGATCTGTATGACGGCTACGTTTCGCTGAATCTGCTTGATTTCACGACGGGCGCTGCGCTCGATTTCTTCGCCGGAAATGACATGTATGCCAGCGTATACGGGATCCTTCCGTTTCCCGGGGTAACGGTTCCCGAGACCGGCGGAACGAAATACTTCTGTATTTTCACGGAGGATACAGACTTCAAGCCGCGCGAATTCAACACCTACAAGATTACCTACCACCGGGGCAATAATGAGGCTGTCTTCTATGTGAATGGCCGGGAAGTGCGCCGGGAGCAGAATGTGCCGGTTAAGTTCAACAGCTTCACGGTAGCTCTGGGCATTATGACAGAGAAGGACCTGACCCCTGAAGGCAGCGTCTCCGCACACGGACAGACGGTCATCGCCGAATGGTCTCCGGTAACCATTACAACCTCTGTATAG
- a CDS encoding acetate uptake transporter — protein sequence MSAQPQTTQSVKIVTADPSAIGLFGLAIVTLVASSQKLEITTGLSYCIPWAIFLGAFAQLFASIQDAKHNNTFGMTAFGAYAFFWFGMGTSWLIKLGVFGTVLAEGVDPKQLGFVFVGYLVFTLFMTLGAVEANRVLLVIFILIDFLFIGLAMDSFGVAAEFFHKLAAVSEMAIGIVSLYGCGASVLNAHFGRTFLPVGAPLRIFKK from the coding sequence ATGTCAGCGCAACCGCAAACAACCCAATCCGTCAAAATCGTTACCGCCGACCCCAGCGCCATCGGCTTGTTCGGACTGGCTATCGTCACCTTGGTCGCTTCTTCACAAAAGCTCGAAATTACAACAGGTCTGAGCTACTGTATTCCTTGGGCTATCTTCCTCGGAGCCTTCGCCCAGCTGTTCGCATCCATTCAGGATGCCAAGCACAATAACACCTTCGGCATGACTGCCTTCGGCGCCTATGCATTCTTCTGGTTCGGCATGGGTACAAGCTGGCTGATCAAGCTCGGTGTATTCGGTACAGTGCTGGCAGAAGGCGTTGATCCCAAGCAGCTCGGATTTGTTTTTGTCGGATATCTTGTATTTACATTATTCATGACTCTGGGTGCCGTTGAAGCAAACCGCGTGCTGCTGGTGATCTTCATCCTCATCGACTTCCTGTTCATTGGCCTGGCTATGGATTCCTTCGGCGTAGCTGCAGAATTCTTCCATAAGCTGGCTGCTGTCTCGGAAATGGCTATCGGAATCGTATCGCTTTACGGCTGCGGCGCATCTGTGCTGAATGCCCATTTCGGACGCACCTTCCTGCCGGTTGGAGCTCCGCTGCGTATCTTCAAGAAGTAG
- a CDS encoding EAL domain-containing protein has translation MKLRKKIIIFIGAVAVLGIGATYLLLHIILLNRFDNLDKEQLQRNLNRAVESYNKQLQEMRTGLLNYSLRDETYRFIESGTGSAAADSGAAAFIRSSFTPATYEINRFDMIALLDLNGNALYGGSYDSSLGSVTPSTQEQLSLFRLIHSRLPALKDARDSRSGIVNLDKGPMLITLTPIVNRSKDKPVIGLAVAGRMLHQDEITQIWDDSFSSIRISRITQPLLAESNGQRVWSGPATGSLMSAHTLVDDLFGDPGIIISLKEPRQMYNYTQKSLGIYRLLYSAAMLLVLAASLLFVNRFILRRMSSLVSNIRDIGSSKDLSIRIASSGRDEFSEVEIEFNRMLDSLEQVQNELLKQSMLDPLTQLPNRSLFFAELNDAIASVQGLGRQLVLVFIDLDHFKTVNDTLGHDFGDAILKETAFRLTQVVGRKDIVSRLGGDEFTILLSDVPDTASTNAQLARIQEALSMPHRIKGHLLYNTASIGISIYPQNGEDADDLVKQADLAMFHVKETGRNNVYRYSEELEAGIRRKKVLSQLLLSAAAAGEFEVHYQPILGAQNLQVSKVEALLRWNSGSYGHVSPAEFIPLAESSGSIIGIGGWVLRQVCSDMREFRRRGLQLTAAVNISALQLMQPGLLELLLELLQEFELPASSLELEITESVLVSGDSIFRSLQQLRCHGFRISLDDFGTGFSSLSYLRRFPVDIIKIDRSFVSELSPAPQADVLVKAIIELSHNLGLRVVSEGIEQEEQLDMLRAMGSDELQGYYISRPLQTAALYSFLAQENYFHKSK, from the coding sequence ATGAAACTCCGCAAAAAAATTATCATATTTATTGGTGCCGTTGCCGTGCTGGGAATCGGCGCTACATACCTTTTGCTTCATATAATTCTGCTGAACCGTTTTGATAATCTGGATAAGGAGCAGCTGCAGCGTAACCTGAACAGGGCCGTAGAATCCTACAATAAGCAGCTGCAGGAGATGCGGACGGGGCTGCTCAATTATTCGCTCCGTGACGAGACCTACCGGTTCATCGAGTCCGGCACAGGTTCAGCTGCCGCAGATTCCGGCGCCGCCGCCTTCATCCGCAGCAGCTTCACCCCCGCCACTTATGAGATCAACCGTTTTGATATGATTGCCCTGCTGGATCTGAACGGCAACGCCCTTTACGGCGGCAGCTACGATTCTTCATTAGGAAGCGTTACCCCATCGACACAGGAACAGCTGTCTCTCTTCAGGCTGATACACAGCCGTCTGCCTGCCCTGAAGGATGCCAGGGACAGCAGGAGCGGAATTGTGAATCTCGATAAGGGGCCTATGCTGATTACGCTCACCCCCATAGTCAACCGCAGCAAAGACAAACCGGTCATTGGCCTGGCCGTTGCCGGACGGATGCTGCACCAGGATGAGATTACACAAATCTGGGATGATTCGTTCTCCAGTATCCGGATCTCCCGTATCACCCAGCCGCTTCTGGCCGAGAGCAACGGCCAGCGTGTCTGGAGCGGTCCGGCCACGGGCAGCCTGATGTCGGCTCATACGCTGGTGGACGACCTGTTCGGTGATCCGGGAATCATCATCTCCCTGAAGGAACCGCGCCAGATGTATAACTATACCCAGAAGTCCCTTGGCATCTACCGGCTGCTCTATTCTGCCGCTATGCTGCTGGTGCTTGCAGCAAGCCTTCTCTTCGTCAACCGCTTCATTCTGCGCCGGATGTCCTCACTCGTAAGCAATATCCGCGACATCGGCAGCAGCAAGGATCTCTCCATCCGGATTGCAAGCTCCGGCAGGGATGAATTCAGCGAAGTGGAGATTGAGTTCAACCGGATGCTTGATTCGCTGGAGCAGGTTCAGAATGAGCTGCTGAAGCAGTCGATGCTGGACCCGCTGACCCAGCTCCCTAACCGTTCGCTCTTTTTTGCGGAGCTGAATGATGCCATTGCCTCGGTTCAGGGGCTGGGCCGGCAGCTGGTGCTTGTATTCATTGACCTGGATCATTTCAAGACGGTGAACGACACGCTGGGCCATGATTTCGGCGATGCCATCCTGAAGGAGACAGCCTTCCGGCTCACACAGGTGGTCGGGCGGAAGGATATCGTCTCCCGGCTTGGCGGGGACGAGTTCACCATTCTGCTCTCCGATGTTCCTGATACCGCCAGTACTAACGCACAGCTGGCGCGGATTCAGGAAGCCCTCTCTATGCCGCACCGCATCAAGGGGCATCTTCTATACAATACAGCCAGCATCGGCATCAGCATTTATCCGCAGAATGGTGAAGATGCCGATGATCTGGTCAAGCAGGCTGATCTGGCTATGTTCCATGTCAAGGAGACCGGCCGTAACAATGTTTACCGCTATTCCGAGGAGCTTGAGGCAGGCATCCGGCGCAAAAAAGTGCTGTCCCAGCTGCTGCTGTCCGCAGCGGCCGCAGGCGAGTTCGAGGTGCATTACCAGCCGATCCTCGGCGCGCAGAATCTGCAGGTATCCAAGGTAGAGGCGCTGCTGCGCTGGAACAGCGGCTCGTACGGGCATGTCTCACCGGCCGAGTTCATTCCGCTGGCGGAGAGCAGCGGCTCCATTATCGGCATCGGCGGCTGGGTGCTGCGCCAGGTCTGCTCCGATATGCGTGAATTCCGCCGCCGCGGACTGCAGCTTACCGCCGCTGTCAATATTTCCGCCCTGCAGCTGATGCAGCCCGGGCTACTGGAGCTGCTGCTCGAGCTGCTCCAGGAATTCGAGCTGCCCGCCTCCAGCCTGGAGCTGGAGATTACCGAGAGCGTACTGGTCTCCGGCGACAGCATCTTCCGCTCACTGCAGCAGCTCAGATGCCACGGCTTCCGCATCTCGCTGGATGATTTCGGCACCGGCTTCTCCTCCTTAAGCTATCTCCGCCGCTTCCCCGTTGATATAATCAAGATCGACCGTTCCTTCGTATCGGAGCTGTCACCTGCGCCGCAGGCTGATGTGCTGGTCAAAGCGATTATTGAGCTTAGCCACAACCTCGGACTCCGGGTAGTTTCCGAGGGAATTGAGCAGGAGGAGCAGCTTGATATGCTGCGGGCCATGGGCAGTGACGAGCTGCAGGGATACTATATCAGCAGGCCGCTCCAGACCGCGGCGCTGTATTCTTTTTTGGCGCAGGAAAATTACTTTCACAAGTCAAAATAA
- a CDS encoding 1,4-dihydroxy-2-naphthoate polyprenyltransferase has translation MNLKTFLRFVELPTKVASILPLLLGTLYALYRFEDFYILRFVLMFVSLLSFDMATTAINNYYDFKKAAKTHGYGYETHNAIVHYKLKESTVVATISVLLVLAVGGGIALVAETGLIVFLLGGLSFLIGILYSFGPIPISRMPLGELFSGLFMGFVIIFISAYIHSDQTVVTLLFQGDWISLRINYLEVLYLFWFSVPAILGIAGIMLANNICDIEEDVENRRYTLPVYIGRKNALLLFKLLYYVSFADLIVLILLGVHPVLVLLLLLTLVPLRRNIARFHQEQHKGTTFILSVRNFVLMSAARIAVLGIAVIWSSIWPS, from the coding sequence GTGAATCTAAAAACATTCTTGAGGTTTGTCGAGCTGCCGACCAAGGTGGCCAGTATCCTGCCGCTGCTGCTGGGAACGCTGTATGCCCTGTACCGGTTCGAGGACTTCTATATTCTGCGCTTTGTGCTGATGTTCGTCTCGCTGCTGAGCTTCGATATGGCAACAACGGCGATCAACAACTATTATGATTTCAAAAAAGCGGCCAAAACCCACGGCTACGGCTATGAAACCCATAACGCCATCGTTCATTACAAGCTGAAGGAGAGCACGGTGGTGGCGACGATATCCGTCCTGCTGGTGCTTGCGGTAGGTGGCGGTATTGCCCTGGTCGCAGAGACCGGACTGATTGTCTTTCTGCTGGGCGGACTGTCCTTCCTGATCGGTATCCTGTATTCCTTCGGACCGATTCCGATCTCGCGGATGCCGCTCGGTGAGCTGTTCTCCGGCCTGTTCATGGGCTTCGTTATTATCTTTATCTCCGCTTACATTCACTCGGATCAGACGGTGGTGACGCTGCTCTTCCAGGGAGACTGGATCAGCCTGCGGATTAATTATCTTGAGGTCCTGTATTTATTCTGGTTCTCCGTGCCGGCGATTCTCGGCATTGCCGGGATTATGCTGGCCAACAATATTTGCGATATTGAAGAAGATGTGGAGAACCGCAGATATACGCTGCCGGTGTATATCGGGCGCAAGAATGCGCTGCTGCTGTTCAAGCTGCTGTATTATGTTTCCTTTGCAGATTTGATCGTGCTGATTCTGCTGGGAGTACATCCGGTGCTGGTACTCCTGCTGCTGCTGACACTGGTTCCGCTGCGCCGTAACATTGCCCGGTTCCATCAGGAGCAGCATAAGGGCACGACCTTTATTTTATCTGTCCGGAATTTCGTGCTGATGAGTGCGGCGCGGATTGCCGTGCTGGGGATCGCCGTGATCTGGAGCAGCATTTGGCCCTCGTAG
- a CDS encoding EAL domain-containing protein, which produces MAFINKKPLTIIIGFLVVLQLSLFYYYSVSLGREYRAEKADLASQAVMLTSNIEERVSIVKGVSSFIQTVGFDADPLLIHNYLETAYNNSSNITNIMIAPDGLIRYLYPLAGNTAILGKSLLLDSSLSTPGMIQETIRSRGITVDGPRTLAQGGYGMVIRQAIYNGNSYEGIVSVTVKIDNIVNQLTLEDSNIYVTAGDHTFLFGNKTHSADPQLTVPVTAYNQHWLMGISLPAHKKWQVFRSVLWIDIACLLVIAFIVYVFWYQSRFNHELERVVSIRTRDLRISKRLYEKLAHYDSLTEIPNRRFFMDEFERLLQSSEPTQTYTLFFFDLNRFKEINDTLGHSTGDQVIKILAGRLKSADLPFKLFARTGGDEFVMVFPDLPPGQIPVIAGEISLLISQTLLISGAHLSLSTSIGVSLYPEHSQKTDDLLKFADMSMYQAKSLEHTNFFIFDWELREKLEQKTMIAKYLHSALEREEFVLYYQPQINALTGKMVGMEALIRWNHPEKGLIGPGTFISAVEEAGLMIQLTDWVLREVCRQLCEWRGMGMPLLRTSINISNSWFYNRNLIENLFAVLEQYGLDTGVLEFEITESTALLEEHYPLLQQMRDHGIIVSIDDFGTKYSSLNYLKHFPVNKIKIDRTFITGIGVSSIDETIIKSIVFVASQLGYDLIAEGVETAEQLAFLVEHNCPHIQGFLFFPPLPADEIRKLAS; this is translated from the coding sequence ATGGCTTTCATTAATAAAAAGCCTTTAACTATTATTATTGGCTTCTTAGTCGTGCTGCAGCTCTCGCTTTTCTATTATTATTCCGTGTCACTAGGCCGCGAATACCGGGCTGAAAAGGCTGACCTCGCCTCACAGGCAGTCATGCTGACCTCAAATATCGAGGAACGGGTTTCCATTGTCAAAGGCGTCAGCTCCTTCATTCAAACGGTTGGCTTCGATGCCGATCCGCTGCTGATCCATAACTATCTGGAAACGGCATACAACAATTCCAGCAATATTACGAATATCATGATTGCTCCTGACGGGCTTATCCGCTATCTCTATCCACTTGCAGGCAATACAGCCATTCTGGGCAAAAGCCTCCTGCTGGATTCCTCCCTGTCCACTCCCGGCATGATCCAAGAAACGATACGTTCCCGCGGCATTACAGTAGACGGGCCCCGCACGCTCGCCCAAGGCGGCTATGGCATGGTGATCCGGCAAGCCATTTATAATGGCAATTCCTATGAGGGCATCGTCTCTGTCACAGTCAAAATCGATAATATTGTTAATCAGCTGACCCTTGAGGACAGCAATATTTATGTGACTGCCGGGGATCACACCTTCCTTTTCGGCAATAAAACACATTCTGCTGACCCGCAGCTTACGGTTCCTGTTACGGCCTACAATCAGCACTGGCTGATGGGTATTTCCCTGCCCGCCCATAAGAAATGGCAGGTATTCCGCAGTGTGCTATGGATTGATATTGCGTGTTTGCTTGTAATTGCCTTTATTGTCTATGTGTTCTGGTATCAAAGCCGGTTCAACCATGAGCTGGAGCGGGTGGTCAGCATCCGGACCCGGGATCTGCGCATTTCCAAACGGCTGTACGAAAAGCTTGCGCATTATGACAGCCTGACGGAAATCCCGAACCGGCGGTTTTTCATGGATGAATTTGAGCGTTTGCTGCAGAGCTCGGAACCGACCCAGACCTACACCCTGTTCTTCTTCGACCTCAACCGGTTCAAGGAGATTAACGATACACTGGGTCATTCTACCGGCGACCAGGTAATCAAAATCCTGGCCGGACGGCTGAAATCGGCTGACCTGCCCTTCAAGCTGTTCGCCCGCACCGGCGGGGATGAATTCGTTATGGTCTTCCCCGATCTGCCGCCGGGGCAAATTCCGGTCATTGCGGGTGAGATCAGCCTGCTGATCTCACAGACACTGCTGATCTCCGGAGCTCATCTCAGCTTATCCACCAGCATCGGGGTCTCGCTGTACCCTGAGCATTCCCAGAAGACTGACGATCTCCTCAAATTTGCGGATATGTCGATGTATCAGGCCAAGTCACTGGAGCATACGAATTTCTTCATCTTTGACTGGGAGCTGCGCGAGAAGCTGGAGCAGAAGACCATGATTGCCAAGTATTTGCACTCTGCACTGGAGCGGGAGGAATTCGTGCTCTACTATCAGCCGCAGATCAATGCGCTTACAGGAAAAATGGTTGGCATGGAGGCGCTGATCCGCTGGAATCACCCCGAGAAGGGGCTGATCGGACCCGGAACCTTCATCAGCGCTGTAGAGGAGGCCGGACTGATGATCCAGCTTACGGACTGGGTGCTCCGCGAGGTATGCCGCCAGCTCTGTGAATGGCGCGGCATGGGCATGCCGCTGCTGCGGACTTCAATTAATATCTCGAACAGCTGGTTCTATAACCGCAATCTGATTGAGAATCTGTTCGCTGTGCTGGAACAATACGGACTGGATACGGGCGTGCTGGAATTCGAGATTACCGAGAGCACCGCATTGCTGGAGGAGCATTATCCGCTGCTGCAGCAGATGCGTGATCACGGAATCATCGTGTCCATTGATGATTTCGGCACGAAATATTCTTCCTTGAATTACCTGAAGCATTTTCCCGTAAATAAAATCAAGATTGACCGGACCTTCATCACCGGAATCGGCGTCAGCTCCATTGATGAGACCATTATCAAATCCATCGTCTTTGTGGCCTCACAGCTGGGCTATGACCTGATTGCCGAAGGGGTGGAGACGGCTGAGCAGCTTGCCTTCCTGGTGGAGCATAACTGCCCGCATATACAGGGCTTCCTGTTCTTCCCGCCGCTTCCGGCGGATGAAATCCGCAAGCTGGCTTCGTAA